CCCCGCCCAGCCAGAAGCTCAGGACTCCCATCTCCGTGCTTCAGGCTCCCCATCTCTTAGACTGGACTCTGACAGCTGGAGAGGATTTGCGCAAAGTCAGATCCGGCAGTAAAGAGCCAAGCCACCCAGGTGGTGTATGGCAAGCACCTGACAATGTTCACTATTATCATCTTGCGTAACACAAAAGGATATGGAAACAGACAACAAGATAAATATAACATGTATGGAAACTAGATGAATATACAAGCTGGGTACAGGTGGATTTTTCAAGCTGCTTATCTACACTTGACAATTTTTCTTCCTGAATATTGTTATGTAGGCAAATAAAAGTTATGGATGCAAATAAAtttatggaaataaataaaagggttAAACTACACTTAGTATGCCCTGTTTAAAGAAGAGactatcataaaaatatttttaaactgaaagtaTTTATGGTATAATCATAAGTTTCTATTATTTGCACAACGTAATCAAGTGGAACAGACCCTGTAAGCAATATGAAGTGCAACTGCAGAAGAGTGCTTAAAAGCTCGACCTTAGCTTTCACCTACCCTGCAGTAAAATGGGGGTGATATACTTTCTCAGaattattatgagaattaaattttaaaaattcacacaaaGTACCCAGTTTGCCACTTTTTAGCAAACCCACTTTGCTAAAAAGTGAACTAAGAAATCCATGGCCTGTATACTGTTTTTACTGTTCTGCTATTTTAaagacaaacatttatttaacttaCTCAGCAGGAGCTGTATTTTCATGTTGCAATCCAGGTGGTGTTTTCTGGGTTCTTAAAGCTATTTCAGCATTTTTTAACTCCTAATATAACagaggttttaaaaaagaaaaagccagttAAAAGTCAGGCTGAAAATACCAACCATCTCAGGATTTCAACAAAACCACTCTTCAGAGCTTCATATGCTGTGAGAACATATTATGACTGAAGCTCCTTTCAGGCAGGACAAACTATAGTTTCATGAAcaaatttcataataaatataaaatgagctGCTGGTCTATCTTAAACTATGGATTTATGTAGGATTCATGAAGTTTATTCATCCATAGATACAGACATTACTATTTTAAAACCTGTACTATACAACCATAGAAAACACTGCTGTACAAAAACAAGGTAAATAACCCTGAGGATGATGACAGCAGCAGCGCTTACTGTGCACCAGGCCCTTTGCTACAGGTTCTACTTCTCTAACCAATGTCACCTCATGGGGCTACTGTGGAAAATCACTGGGTTAATATATCTAGATTGCTTAGAATACCGCCTCATACcaagtaagcactcaataaaaacCAGTAACTATTACAGTAATTTAGAAGTACATGTGCTATGTGGTTTTCTTATCCAtgaaaattcataattttaaaaagacctatttctatttaaaaaacaaacaaacaaatgaaaaacactaCAACAAAATGACACTCAAGCTTACCTGAGCGGTTTCTATTTTCAGTTTGTCAATATTGAGCGTGTTCCTCTGCAATCCACTGGCAGCCAGTGACAAAAGCTGCTTCAGAGCTTTAATATCTTCCTGGACTTTAAGCATTGCTTTTGAAGACATTCTACTAATTTCTTCTTGAACCTGTTTTTGTTCCTTCACAAatttcctaaaaaaagaaaactgagttttaaaaaaaatacacctttgattttctacagaaaaaaagtacatttacCACATGTAGGTCAGAGTTTTAAGTCCGAGTGTTTTGAGAAGCAACTATTAAAAAATTCATCTACAGTTCACAGAATGGCAGTTACAGaattttaattcctttatttccttcattCAATTGCTCTGCTTCTTTAACGTCTACAGGCATTCCAATGTTCCCCAAGTTTAAtgctcaggaggaggaggagatggtccCCCTGAAAtccacacccaccccccaccaccgccGCGCTGGAGTCTGACTCAGCTCCTGATGACACCTGATGCACGTACTGGAGGTTGTCGACGTCCTGGCAGATGACAGCAGGCAGAGTCTCATCCTTCAGTGCTTTACTGTCCCTGAGAAAGATGCCACAGGCCATTAACACCCGAGATCATAAGAACCTGGCAGTTGAATTCTACTACAGTGTGTGTTAAAGCATGTGAAAACAGAGCAAATGTTCCTTATTTATAGCCTTCCTGGATGATTTTAAAGTTCCTTATAAAGAGTAATAAACCTACACAATAACTAACAATTCACCTGACATGGAGGTTTCTGTTCTAAGAAGATTGGCATCTGTTACAAATACACATAGATGCATTTGACTAAATGTTTCAGAACAAAATCAGAGAATACTGCAGGTGGGATGAGATATTAAACTAAGTTTCTCCAGCTCAAAAATCCCAGGACTGACATTTCGTTTAGTTCAAAAATATtcattagcatattcaaaagcattcaTTAAAGAAAGCCTGCCAAACTTCTCACAGTGAGATGCTCACAatacttttactttattattttctaacttCAATTTGTTCTTCAACAAAATAAGACCTGGGGGTAGCTGAAAGGAATCACACTACTTAATAAAGACAGGAATAAATGAAACTCTTCAAACATACACATAAAGTACATGGAGGCCTTCTCCCTCTTCAACAGCAGGAAGTGAATGGTGCTGGCACAGCAATTTACATATAAAAGAAAAGGTACATATACATGTTcaatttgtatatataaataaaaagtggTCTAAGAGTAAAGTTCCATGAGTTGTTCAATACTTATAAGAAGGCAAAGAGacactttacatatatttgtgtttgtttttattatttgaggAAAAGCCAACTACTTCGTAGAAAGAAACAGTTATAATTTTCTCAAATATCTTACCTTTCACAATCTCTCCACAGCCTATGTTTATTACTTTGTCACAAAAACTTcaaaataacttttcttctaaatgCATGTATGGTTCCATTTACTTCCAACCATACCATTTGTCTACAGTTTAATAAGTAAAactctttaattaaaatattttattagtcaAATTGTAAACTTACTCTGGTCTTGTTCCTGTTTTATCACCTAGAAAATTGAAAAAGCTTCGTGTAAAAATATGCTATTTATCAGTATATTCCAAATACAAGTTTTAAGTTAACACAAACTAAGGTAAAAGTAGAAATGGTTAAGGATTTCTTAGACTGCTTCTTAAACAGTATGTGATCTCATGACTTGTCACACTCTAATCACAGCATGTTacagacatatatataactgTTTTTATGTACATATAAACAGTTATGCAGctgatttgcaagtatttcttTCAAGGGAAAGAATCTTCCTTTTTCATCTATCTTCCCTGAAAAATCTTGCTGAGGAGTTTAACTCCTGAGAGCTTTATTTGACACTTTTTTAAGGCCCTATTATCAGGCTGTTCCATCTGAGTAAAAAACTAAGCTGCTAAAACATCTAAGGCTATTTTTGAATTATGGAATTACtacaaagaaaattaagtaaaaacaaGATAGGAccttgtgtttaaaatttttcattcaaagaaaaataaatccaaatctTCTAAGGTTAAAAGGATTTTATCAACTTTTAAGATAGTAATTCACCCTATAATATTATCTTCTAATAATAAAATCCATGTCCAATTAAAAAATTCCATACAGACATAGGACACTGAGTATCCTACAGCTTCATGCATTATGTCATTCTAAGTTCTTCAAAGAGGTTCAGTGCAGTATGTATGTATGCACTCCAGAGGAACATGCTTTCATCAAAACAAATCACACACAGAACCAACAACCacaggggggggaaaaaaaaacaacttcacaATGCAATTGGattggaaaaaattttttaaagaatattaggCATGCCAAGAGCACCACAAGAAGGGCATTTTCATACTGGTTGGTGAGTAAATCTTTTTTGAAAGcactttcacaatatatacaatggaactcCAAAATGTCCCTCCCTTTAAGCCCATGATTCAATTTCTAGGTATTTGCCTTAAGGAAATAACCAAAATATGAACAAAAACTCATAATAAAATCAAACAGCATTTTCTGTGTGCCTGGCGCTGCTAAGGTTTTACAATCCTCAAACCTACCCCATGAAGCAGGGACTGTTATTTCCCCTACTTCATAACACACCAAGAGGATAAAGAGGTTGAATATGGTCACAGAGCTTGTGAACAGCTGAGCCAGGATGTACAGCCAGCAAACGGGCTGGCCACCACACCACACTGCCTCTCTCTGCAAGGGTGCCCAGTACAGTGACACTTCCCAAAGCAAAGGTCTGGAGACAAACACTGACTGGAGGATGGTGGCTGACTGAATGATGATACATCCATTCATAAAACTGATGATAAGcacattaaaatatttgtaaagaattACTGACTCTGATTAAAACTTGTGATATATTACACAAGAAAGAACAGGTTACAAAACAACACATGGACCATGGTCCcgatttttaaatgtgtattaatatatGCATTCAGATAGTTACATGAGACAAACACACCTACAAATCTGAGTCCTTTACAAAAGTAGAATCTTAAATGCATAACACACAAAATTTGTGAAATATAATACAAACTTAAAAACTTCCCTGTTTAATATTTAACCAATAATTTTTCAGACACAAATTTAATTCCCTCAATAGGACTGTTAGAATGTAAAATTACAGTAACATTACTTACTCTTCTTATCCGATGAGCTACTAAAATCTATACCTCCGAGGCCTTCATTGCCAGCAGCTGAAGTAGCTGCTGTAGTTCCCAGAGTCAGGCCTAAAGCACTCTGTCCAAGTCCTACAAACAAGCCAAACATCACTGATAAAGTTCATCACCCTAATACATAATGACTTCACCGAATGACCAACACACTCAACGCCTTTAAGTTGGATCCCAGCTTATCATCATGCTTGACTtagacaaataaaaagaaacaagtccAGAGCATGCTTTGGACAAAGACTGATAATCTCACTTGTACTCAGTGCTATATGAAGTTTGGATGATGTGATTTTTATCAAGAGGGCCAGAATACATCTATTAACTGATGTACATGGACACTAGATtatatttgatgtttttaaaGCACATCAAAGTAGTTTTAGTGTGCACATTTTTCAGGTGATTATTTGTCTTCCAATCATGCTTTGGAATTCTATGCTTCAAAATCATCCACTACTGGATGTATAAATTAACTTGATGGGGGAAATAAGGTATTCAGTCAAATCTTCaagttgtacattttaaatatcttacagtTTTACTTGTCAATTATATTCCAACAAAGctggggaaaaagaaataatctaGTATGAATTTATAAGGTTTTTAGTATAATACAAAGCAAACAGTTTTACtattaatgaaatttaaagaattGATAGAAACTTGCAGTCGAAACATCAAAATTTCACATTCTCAAGTTCTTttgattaaacaaacaaacaaaaaagacttcaCTTATTTAAATTCTACTTCACAGACAAAAGGACGTGGAAGAACTAGACTACAGTTAATCTTAAGTCAACAAAGTTAACTTAAGTCACCTTTGAATCAAGTTAAAACTTCAAAGACCCTGCCCTGGTAAATCATTTAAGTCCATGCATTCTCAAGCTGACATAAGTGTGTTCTTTTTAGACAAGACtctatttactttaaaaacagaaaacagcagaatgTACTGGATAAGAGCATGGGATAAATGAAAACTGGATTTAAATCCTGACAATGTGTGGAAAACACACAGCTGGATAAatgttatgaatttttaaaaaaatcaatggcaCTTTTAGGTTAACGTAACATAGAGTAAGCATTGAATACTGTGTCAACCGAAACTCAACACAGAGATACAAAAGCAACCCTGACTCTTctattgtttttgtgttttgatcTCACTAGAATCTTTGGGaaagatgtttaaatatttatcctGCAAAGAAATGTATGCTACAGTAATCTAGTGATTTGGTTATTAGAAGatactcaccaaaaaaaaaaaaaaggagacatctacaaaactaataaaatcatttaatatttgcttttaatgTCTTGCCTTCAAGGCACTCTAATACCCTTTTCTAACATCTGTAACAAAAAGCCATTCCCAGAACCCGGTCAGGGTCAGGAGGTCAAGTTCTCTCACAGTGAATTTAGAGGCTAAACAATTCAGTACTATCCAAGTGCCATTTATTCAAAAGACAAGTTTCTTTGGAACAGTTTACTGACTCTTGAAACAGgtccttctttgtctccttaTCTAGTCATGTtgagaaaatttatttctaaaatatcaatataaaatattgatatctAAAATATCTAAATTGGATAAAAGATATCCAATTATGTATTAAAAACTTTATCATTCACTCTTCTGGAGAGTAGGTATCACCACTTACCTGATGATGCTGTGCTTGTACCTTGGAAAAGTGAGCCTCCCAAACCAGTCAAGGCCCCCCCTAAAGAGAGGCCTGTTGAGGCAGTGGTAGTTGTGGCTGCTGTTCCACTCAAGTTATTCAGGGTAAATCCTGTGGATGCTATAAAAAGTGAAAACTGTAAGACTTCAAAAAGAACATCATTTCTAAGAACATCATAGAAAATACAAAGCATTTTCTTAAACTGATGTCAAGATATAACTGGCTCTTGTGGAAAACTATTCACTAAAGATAACATTACATATACTTAATAATAGAGAGAAATATTACCTTTAAAGCAAAAACCAGTGACAAGCATAAGCTTTGGTTAATACTAGCATGGTATCAGGTGAGAGAGTACAGACAGTAATAGTTTTCAACCCAGACTACCAACTCCACACTCAAAACCAGATGACTCCTAACCAGGCAAGGTTTATGCACTCTTTATCCTCCCGTCACCAGAATGTTCCTTGAGAACAAAGCAGACAGGAACAGGTTCACACGTGACCTCTCATCCAGTAACCTGCTTTGCTCTGTAAAGAGACCAACTTCCAAGAGGGCCTCTGCTGCTTTAATGCTCAAGGCAGATCTTCACAAACCAGTAATTCAGTGCGTCAACACTGCTGAATGACTGAAGTAAAAATTTTCCCCAACTGAAGTTACTTTTTCTAAAGGTGGACACCTGTGTTCACTAACTGAATGAAAtgagaataaaactagaaaatgcCACTATTCTCCAACAGCCTCACCTGCAGGAGTGGATGTCAGTGCAGACGAGAGCGTGAGACTGCTGGCCGAAGTAGAGGCGATGGGCAGCGCGAAGGGTGTGGCGGACGCTGCGGGTTTGCTGAAGCCTAAACTGAAGCCTATTGTAGATGCAGATGTCGTGGCTGCCGttcctgttttaaaaagaatcccatcaaaaaaaaaaaaagaatcccatcTTACCATAACCATATGCATACTGGTATCAATCAGGACCCTGAAAGTCTAAGATCCTACTTTGTGTAGATAGAACAGATATATACACTTATAAACGAGAGAGAAATCATTCACCAAATCACAGTGGACACCAAAGAGGAAAATCCAACTGAGGTGGTGATACTGGAATTCACCTTCTGCCCCATCTCCAGATTTACCCAGAACAGCGCTTCCCCTTTCTTTTATACTCAACAGAAAAAGTCTTCCTTCTCCAAGACTAAATTAAAACACCTCCTCTGCTGCTGGCAActctcctcctctgctcccctACCAGTGCCCAGCTgcctctcttctcctccccatGCGGCTCCTCCAGTCTCTcctgtctgtctccttcctcagTTCACTTCTCTTAAATTAAAGTACAGCTGATTTAACAATGATTCaagagtacagcaaagtgattcagttttataaataatttttttcttcagttcttttccattacaggttatgaCGAGACACTGAATTTAGTTCCCCGTTCTGTCTATTGATACTTCACACAAACCAGTTGTGTATCTCTGTTCACTTACTAAATCATACTCTATCTGGCTCCATTTTTGCTCTCTCACTTTCTAAAACTTCTTGCCCACATTCAGAATCTCAACTGTAGGTTCATAGGTCCAAGTCGATATCTATCTGAGTCTCCAAAGCTATCTCTGCCTTATGTCCCTCTGGACTCTACATGTCTCCCTataaaaacttccctaaactccCCACAGTCAACTGGGTTGCTAAAGTCTCCCCTGCATTCTGTCAATTCTACTTCAGAGATACCACCACCTCCAGCACATTCCGCTAAATCTCAATATTGAAAGCATCATGCAGACTCAAGGCCACAGCCAGAAGCAGTAGCTCAAAATTATTACACAAAGAAATTATGAATGACCTGCGTTTTGGCTTCTCCTGAAAACTGAGAGAAAAGAAGCCAGAAACCATGCTCCTGGCTTGCCCCCGCCACAACTGGAGTCCCTGCCAGGGTAATGTGCTTTGGACACATATAGGTTCTAAAATCTCACAAGAGGAGCCAACTGCTTGACCGTGTAACCAATCCTGTCTAAAACTTCAATGGTAAACAGATATGCTTTCTGTGGATAACAGGCAAGCAGCATCCAAGTAAAGAAAGTCCACAAatctttatttcaattttaaaccTGCATTTAACTAAATGAATTAACTTTTGTGGTTCCTCACTGTCCTCTCATCTTTTTGCATTATGCCCTGGCATCAAGGTCAAGGCAACTGTCGCCCTGGCTACCCTCATTCCTGTCAGCATATCATGATGGAGAACTATTAGTATAGAGCTGGAAGGGAATCTAAAACCTTTCATTCCAATACCCTCCTTTGATAGATAACTAGCTGCCagataggcaatggcaccccactccagtactcttgcctggaaaatcccatggacggaggagcctggtgggctgccgtccatggggtcgctaagagtcggacacaactgagctacttctctttcacttttcactttgatgcattggagaaggaacccactccagtgttcttgcctggagaatcccagagaccggggagcctggtgggctgctgtctatggggtcgcacagaatcagatacgactgacgcgacttagcagcagcagcagcatgactgtCTAAGGCCTCACAACTATTTAGAGGTACAACCAACGCTTAATTCCAAGACTTTTGGCCTAAAGTTTGGGACCTTTTTTCCACTAAAAGGGcttaaatgactgaaaaatataactgtgaaataaattttgaccaaaaaattttgtatttaaatttttttctgaattagaaAAGGATTACACAGTcatcaatttttttattttttaaacactcaGATACTGAAAGGCTCTTTGAGAAGTCAGTATCTGTTATCCGTATCAGGTCCTCACATGCTGTCTTCTACAGCCCAACTCTGTGAGAGACCAAGAATGAGCAGGAAACCACAGATCTGGGACCTCCCCTCAGAAACCCTTACCCAGAGTTAATCCTGAGTTATAGTTTTTGTTATTGCTggagacaaaaagagaaataagctTGAAGCATCAGTGGAAGACTGCACTCCTTTGCGCTGTCATAGGGGAGGATTTGAAACCACCCTGAAGGAGCTGTAACACTGCTGGTGAGACTGACGGGCAACAAAGTATCTTCCACCACAATCACAATCTAACACTAGCGTTCTTCCTACAGCACTGGTTCCCTTATTACAAGCTGTATATAGTTTGGTTAATTAGGGACTGAGCTGTAAAATGCCAGGAACTACTGCCTATAACAAAATCaggcaaggaggaaaaaaaaaagctgctccCAACAGAATATCAGCACTGCCTCAAGAGGCACACTCACAGTACTCCCACAGTCCTTCCGTGGCCTCTGTGCGGCTGTGGGAAGTGCCACAGTGAGGCTGGCAGCTCAACACCAAAGGTGGCAACAGAGACCAAGAGGCTCTGTGGGCAGAGGACAAAGGTAAGCAAGGAAGCAAACTTTTAAATGGTGGCGCCAGTGAAACTATTTTTGgcttataacaaaatatttttttattattattaaaatgtctacCAGAAAGCTGTACCTCCTGCCCTTTCCCACTGAAACTATTGTttgtaacagtaaaaaaaaaatctaagacatCTCTTTGGGATGTAAATTATAATGTTACAGCAAAATAGGAAACTGACTGTCCCACATATGCTAAATTAATGTCCCAACTCTAAACCTGACTTAATCTTCACTAACGTAAAACACTGTTATGTAATCTAACAAACTTTTGAATTACTTTAATTCATtatatttaagatttattttatttcatccttaGATGTATGTGTGTTGTTCCTCCTTCACTGAAGTAAATCACAGTTAATGGCTGGCCCTATTTCTGGCCCTTTCCTATCagtatttgctatttttttaagtCTACCACCAATGATGATTCTTgtaaagagagaagacagaggacaGAACCTGCAAAGAATGAATATCCCAAACCCACTCCGAGAATGTGATGATCCCCCTTACCTGTGGTCGTTCCTCCCAGAGTGAACCCCGTGGCAGGTTTAGATCCGAAGAGGCTGGTTCCAAATCCACCAGAAGCAGATGTTGTAGCTGGAGTGGCGGTGCTCCCAAGGGTCCCAAAATTGAGCCCCACAGTAGGGTTGCTGGTTTATAAAAAACACAAGGTAAAGTCTACTAGAGCCAATACTCGTTTAAGAGAAATGCAAGCTAGCTCTTCGAAGTTAGTATCTCACGCATCTCCACAGGCTACAAAAATAACTAACAATTTACCTTTAACCAACCAAGctcaaatatttttctgatcTCTTTAATAATAAATCCACATATaaaattatccttaaaaaaaGGCAACATcattcttcaagaaaagtaggATCTAGAGCAGCTAGGATTTCAGATCCCAAGGAGTTATAAACAGGATCACACATATTCTGCTCTCACCAGTTTTTGTTTGAAAGCTGACGTATTTTAAAACAACCATAGGAAGTCCTATAAATGTGGATCATTCTCCTTTTGAACTAAGTATGTACAATTCACACTGCTAAGCTCATTTGTCCTTCCCCAACTGCTACGGGAAACACATGACCAGAAACAGAAAACTAAGTCTAAGTTGTCTCCACCACCTCTCTATCACTATATTACCACCACTGGGACTGGGGGTGAGGGACACAAACAGATGTGTCCTGGCACAAGGAACCTGCAAAGCAAAACTACTCTCTACCACGACAGTGTGAAACTGGCAGAGGTCA
The sequence above is drawn from the Bos javanicus breed banteng chromosome 12, ARS-OSU_banteng_1.0, whole genome shotgun sequence genome and encodes:
- the NUP58 gene encoding nucleoporin p58/p45 isoform X2, giving the protein MSTGFSFGSSTLGSSTVAAGGSNTGGGFSFGTGTSSNPTVGLNFGTLGSTATPATTSASGGFGTSLFGSKPATGFTLGGTTTGTAATTSASTIGFSLGFSKPAASATPFALPIASTSASSLTLSSALTSTPAASTGFTLNNLSGTAATTTTASTGLSLGGALTGLGGSLFQGTSTASSGLGQSALGLTLGTTAATSAAGNEGLGGIDFSSSSDKKSDKTGTRPEDSKALKDETLPAVICQDVDNLQKFVKEQKQVQEEISRMSSKAMLKVQEDIKALKQLLSLAASGLQRNTLNIDKLKIETAQELKNAEIALRTQKTPPGLQHENTAPADYFRILVQQFEVQLQQYRQQIEELENHLATQANNSHITPQDLSMAMQKIYQTFVALAAQLQSIHENVKVLKEQYLGYRKMFLGDAVDVFEARRAEAKKWQNAPRVTTGPTPFSNMPNAAAVAMAATLTQQQQPATGPQPSLGVSFGAPFGSGIGTGLQSSGLGSSNLGGFGASSGFGCSTTGASTFGFGTTNKPSGSLSAGNKSQVLTGFRKPSMTEVNELGRKIQF
- the NUP58 gene encoding nucleoporin p58/p45 isoform X1 translates to MSTGFSFGSSTLGSSTVAAGGSNTGGGFSFGTGTSSNPTVGLNFGTLGSTATPATTSASGGFGTSLFGSKPATGFTLGGTTTGTAATTSASTIGFSLGFSKPAASATPFALPIASTSASSLTLSSALTSTPAASTGFTLNNLSGTAATTTTASTGLSLGGALTGLGGSLFQGTSTASSGLGQSALGLTLGTTAATSAAGNEGLGGIDFSSSSDKKSDKTGTRPEDSKALKDETLPAVICQDVDNLQKFVKEQKQVQEEISRMSSKAMLKVQEDIKALKQLLSLAASGLQRNTLNIDKLKIETAQELKNAEIALRTQKTPPGLQHENTAPADYFRILVQQFEVQLQQYRQQIEELENHLATQANNSHITPQDLSMAMQKIYQTFVALAAQLQSIHENVKVLKEQYLGYRKMFLGDAVDVFEARRAEAKKWQNAPRVTTGPTPFSNMPNAAAVAMAATLTQQQQPATGPQPSLGVSFGAPFGSGIGTGLQSSGLGSSNLGGFGASSGFGCSTTGASTFGFGTTNKPSGSLSAGFGSSSTSGFNFSNPGITASAGLTFGVSNPASAGFGTGGQLLQLKKPPAGNKRGKR